Proteins encoded by one window of Synechococcus sp. MVIR-18-1:
- a CDS encoding ABC transporter substrate-binding protein, with amino-acid sequence MIGPSAQPVSFRRRQLLQAGFIAGLSSLAGCARSNGSPLLRASTKSLPALWQKQLKAPWRIAELKAITSSDDPPWLSSTDLLTIGDGWLSSLNPGSFQAIDAAPLQAQLGPPSERFLSELPTDWKGKIFPVGVSPWVMLFRGEPDLKNQAVNSWDVLLDPELKGKVLLPSSPRLVISLAAQMQTPDALRQLRAAAISFDDRHALNWLLQGDAQVAVLPLQRCMGALLRDQRLHAVLPTQGAPLNWTLMLRPSSSKEPLPQDWVKKAWEEPLLSRLLSAGWVPPLARSQLSIAMSRVPKRLRALVLPSNEVWQHCWNLAPLDLSEQDALKAKWKASTP; translated from the coding sequence ATGATCGGCCCATCTGCTCAGCCCGTTTCGTTTCGCCGGCGACAGCTGCTTCAGGCTGGCTTCATTGCCGGACTCTCATCGCTCGCAGGCTGTGCGCGATCCAATGGTTCGCCCCTCTTGCGAGCCTCAACGAAAAGCCTTCCTGCACTGTGGCAGAAGCAGCTCAAAGCTCCTTGGCGCATTGCAGAGCTGAAAGCCATTACCAGCTCCGACGATCCCCCGTGGCTGTCGTCCACCGATCTACTCACGATTGGGGATGGTTGGTTATCGAGTCTTAACCCAGGATCGTTTCAAGCCATTGATGCCGCTCCTCTACAAGCGCAACTAGGACCTCCATCAGAGCGGTTTCTCTCTGAACTGCCTACCGACTGGAAAGGCAAAATTTTCCCTGTGGGCGTCAGCCCCTGGGTCATGCTGTTTCGAGGAGAACCAGACCTCAAGAACCAAGCGGTCAATAGCTGGGACGTTCTTCTGGATCCAGAACTCAAGGGAAAAGTCCTTTTGCCATCAAGCCCGCGGTTGGTGATCTCGCTGGCAGCGCAGATGCAGACCCCTGATGCGCTGCGACAACTCCGAGCAGCAGCGATCAGTTTTGATGATCGACATGCCCTCAACTGGTTGCTGCAAGGCGATGCACAAGTTGCAGTGCTGCCTCTGCAACGGTGCATGGGAGCGCTCCTTCGAGATCAAAGGCTGCATGCAGTGCTGCCCACACAGGGAGCGCCTCTGAACTGGACCCTGATGCTGCGCCCAAGTTCAAGCAAAGAGCCCTTACCTCAAGACTGGGTCAAAAAAGCCTGGGAAGAACCCCTGCTCAGTCGGCTGCTCTCTGCAGGATGGGTTCCTCCCCTGGCTCGTTCTCAACTCAGCATCGCCATGTCGCGAGTACCAAAACGGCTTCGCGCCCTGGTTCTTCCCTCCAACGAGGTCTGGCAACACTGCTGGAATCTTGCTCCTCTGGATCTGTCAGAACAAGACGCTCTGAAAGCCAAGTGGAAGGCCTCAACCCCATAG
- the topA gene encoding type I DNA topoisomerase, which produces MANTLVIVESPTKARTIRGFLPKGYRVEASMGHVRDLPNNASEIPAAQKGQKWANLGVNTEANFEPLYVVPKDKKKIVRELKDALKGVDELLLATDEDREGESISWHLLQLLSPKVPVKRMVFHEITKEAISRALDDTRELDMELVHAQETRRILDRLVGYTLSPLLWKKVAWGLSAGRVQSVAVRLLVQRERARRAFRSGSYWDLKAALEQQSIRFDAKLTHLGGTKVATGNDFDESTGSLKQGSKVRLLSEDDARSLSIALQSSDWSVSSVEEKPTVRRPVPPFTTSTLQQESNRKLRLSARETMRCAQGLYERGYITYMRTDSVHLSDQAITAARSCVESRYGKEYLSNGPRQFSTKSRNAQEAHEAIRPSGESFRAPSETGLEGRDLSLYELIWKRTVASQMAEARLTMLSVDLTVGEALFRSSGKRIDFPGFFRAYVEGSDDPDAALEGQEVLLPALNVGDSPKVHDVEALGHQTQPPARFSEASLVKMLEKEGIGRPSTYASIIGTIVDRGYSSLNNNSLTPSFTAFAVTALLEEHFPDLVDTGFTARMETTLDEISTGKVQWLPYLDGFFKGDEGLESLVHKREGDIDPGASRTIDLEGLPCVVRIGRFGAYLESKRVGDDGEEELIKATLPKEITPGELDQEQAELILKHKADGPEALGEDPETGDLVYLLFGQYGPYVQKGQVSDENPKPKRASLPKGVKPEELKLDDALGLLRLPRLLGEHPESGKVQAGLGRFGPYVVWDKGKGEKDYRSLKGEDDVLAIGLSRALELLAMPKRGRGGRTALKDLGKPEGSEETVQVFDGPYGLYVKQGKVNASLPEGKVADDITLKEAIELLDAKAATKKTARRKTSTTKSASKAKSTKSSAAKGATAKPAARKAPATTKTGRLRASAVRVIRPGDA; this is translated from the coding sequence GTGGCGAACACCCTGGTCATCGTTGAGAGCCCCACAAAGGCCCGCACCATCCGTGGATTCCTTCCCAAGGGCTATCGGGTGGAAGCTTCGATGGGCCATGTGCGGGATCTGCCGAACAACGCAAGTGAGATCCCTGCAGCTCAAAAAGGGCAGAAATGGGCCAACCTCGGAGTCAACACCGAGGCGAACTTTGAACCCCTCTACGTGGTTCCGAAGGACAAGAAAAAAATTGTGCGCGAGCTCAAAGATGCCCTGAAGGGCGTTGATGAACTGCTGCTAGCGACTGACGAAGATCGAGAAGGTGAAAGCATCAGTTGGCATCTGCTCCAGCTGTTGTCACCCAAGGTCCCTGTGAAGCGAATGGTGTTTCACGAGATCACGAAAGAGGCGATCTCCCGGGCACTTGATGACACACGTGAGCTCGATATGGAGCTGGTGCATGCCCAGGAAACCCGAAGAATCCTCGATCGATTGGTGGGCTACACCCTCTCGCCGCTGTTGTGGAAGAAGGTTGCTTGGGGACTTTCGGCAGGACGTGTTCAATCCGTGGCTGTTCGCCTGCTCGTGCAGCGAGAGCGGGCTAGGCGCGCCTTTCGCAGTGGGAGCTACTGGGATCTGAAAGCTGCGCTCGAGCAGCAGAGCATCCGCTTTGATGCCAAGCTCACGCACCTCGGAGGGACGAAAGTCGCCACTGGCAATGATTTCGACGAAAGCACAGGCAGCCTCAAGCAAGGCAGCAAGGTGCGCCTCCTGAGCGAAGACGACGCTCGCTCCCTATCGATTGCCCTTCAATCGTCGGATTGGAGCGTCTCTTCCGTCGAAGAAAAACCCACGGTGCGCAGGCCCGTTCCGCCGTTCACCACCAGCACGCTGCAGCAGGAATCCAATCGCAAATTACGTCTGTCAGCGCGAGAGACAATGCGCTGCGCTCAGGGCCTTTATGAACGCGGTTACATCACCTACATGCGCACCGATTCGGTGCATCTCTCCGATCAAGCGATTACGGCTGCACGCAGCTGTGTGGAATCGCGCTACGGCAAGGAATATCTGAGCAACGGGCCCAGGCAGTTCAGTACCAAGTCTCGCAATGCTCAGGAAGCCCATGAGGCGATCCGTCCTTCAGGTGAGAGCTTCCGAGCCCCCTCCGAAACTGGTTTAGAAGGGCGTGATCTGTCCTTGTACGAGCTGATTTGGAAGCGCACAGTCGCTAGCCAGATGGCAGAAGCACGACTCACCATGCTCTCCGTGGACCTCACGGTTGGAGAAGCCCTGTTCCGCTCCAGTGGAAAGCGCATTGATTTCCCCGGCTTTTTCCGCGCTTACGTCGAGGGCAGCGATGACCCTGATGCGGCTTTGGAAGGTCAGGAAGTGTTGTTGCCCGCCCTGAACGTTGGCGATTCACCCAAGGTTCATGACGTTGAAGCGCTCGGACACCAAACCCAGCCGCCCGCCCGCTTCAGCGAAGCCTCCCTGGTGAAAATGCTGGAGAAAGAAGGGATCGGCCGTCCTTCCACCTACGCCAGCATCATCGGCACGATCGTGGATCGAGGGTATTCCTCGCTCAACAACAATTCGCTCACACCAAGTTTCACAGCCTTTGCAGTGACCGCCCTGCTTGAGGAGCATTTCCCCGACTTGGTGGATACCGGATTCACCGCCCGCATGGAAACCACGTTGGATGAAATCTCCACCGGAAAAGTGCAATGGCTTCCCTATCTGGATGGATTTTTCAAAGGCGATGAAGGACTTGAGTCCTTGGTCCACAAGCGTGAGGGAGACATCGACCCTGGAGCATCACGCACGATTGACCTCGAGGGCTTGCCGTGCGTGGTCAGGATCGGGCGCTTTGGGGCCTATCTCGAATCCAAACGCGTTGGTGACGACGGAGAAGAGGAGCTCATCAAAGCAACCCTTCCCAAAGAGATCACCCCTGGTGAATTGGATCAGGAACAAGCAGAACTGATCCTTAAGCACAAGGCTGATGGTCCAGAAGCGCTCGGTGAAGATCCCGAAACGGGTGATCTTGTTTATCTGCTCTTCGGTCAGTACGGCCCCTATGTGCAAAAGGGTCAGGTCAGCGACGAAAACCCCAAGCCGAAACGGGCCTCTTTACCGAAAGGAGTGAAGCCCGAAGAGCTGAAACTTGATGATGCACTCGGGCTACTGCGCTTGCCCCGTCTCCTGGGCGAACATCCAGAAAGCGGAAAGGTTCAGGCTGGCTTGGGTCGCTTTGGCCCCTACGTGGTTTGGGACAAAGGAAAAGGCGAAAAGGACTATCGCTCCCTCAAGGGCGAAGACGACGTCCTCGCTATTGGTCTGAGTCGAGCCCTGGAACTGCTGGCCATGCCGAAGCGGGGACGAGGAGGAAGAACGGCGCTCAAGGACCTTGGGAAACCCGAGGGAAGCGAAGAGACCGTGCAGGTCTTCGATGGTCCCTATGGCCTCTACGTCAAACAGGGAAAAGTGAATGCCTCATTGCCTGAAGGCAAAGTGGCCGACGACATCACCTTGAAAGAAGCGATCGAGCTCCTCGACGCAAAAGCCGCCACCAAAAAAACGGCAAGGCGCAAAACCTCAACGACCAAAAGCGCCAGCAAAGCCAAAAGCACCAAGAGTTCCGCCGCCAAGGGTGCAACCGCCAAACCTGCTGCCCGTAAAGCACCGGCAACGACCAAGACCGGGCGCCTTCGCGCGAGTGCCGTGCGCGTCATCCGTCCTGGTGACGCGTAA
- a CDS encoding DUF2232 domain-containing protein, with product MEPRLSRRQALRMMEASYLAAAAALIWLALYYLPIGGALFRLALPLPLALLLVRRGSRAGLEGVVVAILLLVVLMGPLRGPLMLFPYGLLSLWLGWCWHKRLSWWISWGLGVVIGAAGFLVRVVALSLMVGENLWVVITRAGAGLLDRVLELMQLPLAPDLLLVQSMAITLVVVQQLIYVLALHALAYWIFPRLQAPIPEPPPVLHGLVALDPL from the coding sequence ATGGAACCACGCCTCAGCCGTCGACAAGCTCTACGCATGATGGAGGCCTCATACCTGGCGGCGGCGGCGGCCTTGATTTGGCTAGCTCTTTATTACTTACCCATCGGTGGAGCCCTGTTCCGTCTTGCCCTACCGCTGCCCTTAGCGCTGCTTCTTGTCCGTCGAGGCAGTCGGGCCGGGCTGGAGGGCGTCGTTGTAGCGATTCTTCTGCTGGTGGTGCTCATGGGGCCTCTGCGCGGGCCCCTGATGCTGTTCCCCTACGGATTGCTATCCCTTTGGCTCGGCTGGTGCTGGCACAAAAGGCTGAGCTGGTGGATCAGTTGGGGGCTAGGTGTCGTTATTGGAGCGGCTGGATTCCTGGTGAGGGTGGTCGCTCTGTCCTTGATGGTGGGAGAGAACCTTTGGGTGGTGATTACAAGGGCCGGCGCTGGACTGCTCGATCGTGTCCTTGAACTGATGCAGTTGCCCCTCGCCCCTGATCTGCTGTTGGTGCAATCCATGGCAATCACGCTCGTTGTGGTGCAGCAGCTCATTTACGTCCTGGCTCTACACGCCTTGGCCTACTGGATCTTTCCCCGTCTCCAAGCTCCGATTCCTGAACCTCCTCCCGTGCTCCATGGCCTGGTCGCCCTCGACCCTCTTTGA
- a CDS encoding nicotinate-nucleotide--dimethylbenzimidazole phosphoribosyltransferase, with product MAWSPSTLFELPEGCTRLSGPASEFWLGATHRFWSDPEPAPSLLLLLSSTLTAEVEGISAAGATSESRRYTAIADAELLLYGPSHQPRWPLPPLPAGVSPALISWVAAEAIQIQPWVGSIGLSKLPPFPHLRFEDPQFGPAACISTGHAMTPQRVQQLLRKGQRFGERLRHPLVLAECIPGGTTTALAVLCGLGLPANDLISGSAIHPPMALKQDLVQQGLQSAELSATPSSQELLAAVGDPFQAFATGLLIGSLSSSQPLLLAGGSQMAAVLALALNMVSTRERRLLSNQVLIGTTAWLAGEILTPTGSKRPSLMELLALLEDHFDVCISALASGLRFGDSRHRSLRDYELGHVKEGVGAGGLALLAQLRGLSLDRISQACDNAMDQLLESKLNPPESPTNPEGIQPRKV from the coding sequence ATGGCCTGGTCGCCCTCGACCCTCTTTGAGCTCCCAGAGGGATGCACACGCCTTTCGGGCCCAGCATCCGAGTTTTGGTTGGGCGCCACGCACCGCTTTTGGTCCGACCCCGAACCCGCTCCCAGCCTCTTACTGCTGCTTTCATCCACTTTGACCGCAGAGGTGGAAGGCATCTCTGCTGCCGGTGCAACATCTGAATCACGGCGCTACACCGCCATTGCTGACGCTGAGTTGCTTCTTTATGGGCCCTCACATCAACCTCGCTGGCCATTGCCGCCTTTGCCCGCGGGTGTCTCGCCAGCATTGATCAGTTGGGTTGCTGCGGAGGCCATCCAGATTCAGCCCTGGGTGGGATCAATTGGGCTGTCAAAGCTGCCTCCCTTCCCTCATCTGCGCTTTGAGGATCCGCAGTTTGGTCCAGCCGCCTGCATCAGCACCGGGCACGCCATGACGCCTCAGCGAGTCCAGCAGCTGCTCCGCAAAGGCCAACGTTTCGGTGAGCGTTTGCGGCACCCACTGGTTCTTGCTGAATGTATCCCCGGAGGAACCACCACAGCGTTAGCCGTTCTTTGTGGTCTTGGACTTCCCGCCAATGACCTGATCAGTGGTAGTGCCATCCATCCGCCGATGGCGTTGAAACAAGACCTTGTCCAGCAGGGGCTGCAATCGGCAGAGCTCAGCGCAACGCCTTCCTCTCAGGAGCTCTTAGCTGCCGTGGGAGATCCATTTCAGGCCTTTGCAACCGGATTACTGATCGGATCCCTTTCGAGCAGTCAACCCCTCCTCTTGGCTGGGGGCAGTCAGATGGCTGCCGTGCTGGCACTCGCCCTCAACATGGTGTCGACCAGAGAGCGTCGCTTGCTTTCCAATCAGGTGCTGATCGGCACAACGGCTTGGTTGGCTGGGGAAATTCTGACGCCAACCGGGAGCAAGCGCCCATCCCTGATGGAGCTGCTGGCATTGCTAGAAGATCATTTCGATGTTTGCATCTCTGCCCTGGCGAGTGGTCTTCGCTTTGGCGACAGTCGACACCGCTCGCTGCGTGACTACGAGCTCGGTCATGTCAAAGAAGGTGTAGGTGCCGGCGGTCTCGCGTTGCTTGCTCAACTGCGGGGACTGTCCCTAGATCGCATCAGCCAGGCATGCGACAACGCCATGGATCAATTGCTCGAATCCAAGCTCAACCCCCCTGAATCGCCAACGAATCCCGAAGGGATCCAGCCCCGTAAGGTTTGA